The Hymenobacter baengnokdamensis genome includes a region encoding these proteins:
- a CDS encoding cytochrome c oxidase subunit II translates to MSTLTILLVLGLLLVVFGLLFRIQILTAIFSGSYVRQIGTSNRVNALLMLVFMVVGGAAFFWSFAENFGKMNPPIASVHGHAMERMFWTTMIVIGIAFVITQGLLFIYAYKYQHQDGRRAYFFSHNNKIEVIWTIIPAIVMASLIFAGWKAWTRITGPAPKDAIVLELMGKQFNWLVRYPGRDMKLGVVNYRLIDAANDFGFDLSDKAAADDFVASEIHVPKGHPVLIKIRSRDVLHAVYMPQFRVQMYAVPGMPTRFWFTPTTTTDEMRAKLGNPKFNYELACNQICGKGHFAMKLNIVVDEPDDYVAWFAAQSPISKNADLMASYKQMSQQTGLGKGGSQGAKASAIEETGESPAPLAAQASL, encoded by the coding sequence ATGAGTACTTTAACTATTCTGCTAGTCTTGGGGCTGCTGCTGGTCGTGTTCGGCTTGCTGTTTCGCATTCAAATACTAACTGCTATCTTCTCCGGCTCTTATGTGCGCCAGATTGGCACCAGCAACCGCGTCAATGCCTTGCTGATGTTAGTATTCATGGTAGTAGGAGGGGCTGCTTTCTTCTGGTCGTTCGCCGAAAACTTCGGTAAAATGAACCCGCCTATTGCTTCCGTTCACGGCCATGCAATGGAACGCATGTTTTGGACGACGATGATAGTCATCGGCATTGCCTTTGTTATTACGCAGGGTCTGCTCTTCATCTACGCTTATAAGTATCAGCATCAGGACGGCCGCCGCGCCTACTTCTTCTCGCACAACAACAAGATTGAAGTTATCTGGACGATTATTCCGGCCATTGTGATGGCTTCGCTGATTTTCGCTGGCTGGAAAGCCTGGACCCGCATCACGGGCCCCGCTCCTAAAGATGCCATCGTGCTGGAACTAATGGGCAAGCAGTTTAACTGGCTGGTACGCTACCCCGGGCGCGATATGAAGCTGGGCGTAGTAAATTATCGTCTGATTGATGCGGCTAACGATTTCGGGTTTGACCTGAGTGACAAGGCCGCCGCTGATGACTTTGTCGCCTCGGAAATTCACGTGCCTAAGGGACATCCGGTGCTCATCAAGATTCGCTCGCGCGATGTACTACACGCCGTGTATATGCCGCAGTTCCGCGTGCAGATGTATGCGGTGCCCGGCATGCCTACCCGCTTCTGGTTTACGCCTACCACTACTACCGACGAGATGCGGGCCAAACTGGGCAATCCAAAGTTTAACTATGAGTTGGCTTGCAACCAGATTTGCGGGAAAGGCCACTTCGCTATGAAGCTCAACATCGTAGTAGACGAGCCCGATGATTACGTAGCCTGGTTTGCAGCCCAAAGCCCGATTTCGAAGAACGCGGACCTGATGGCTTCCTACAAGCAGATGAGCCAGCAGACCGGCTTGGGTAAAGGCGGCAGCCAGGGTGCTAAGGCTAGCGCAATCGAAGAAACCGGCGAATCGCCTGCTCCATTGGCGGCTCAGGCGTCGCTCTAA
- a CDS encoding quinol:cytochrome C oxidoreductase — MATLTHHHEPAAVEQLAHSPKAQRTFMTIIGAGILVLLIGIVAALMHWGEHHEAAGEAAGHLNAAHDASATEEGHSVLIRRIVVSLWHSNLFLVGVSGVGTVFMAIQYVAYAGWSVVVKRINEALGAWLIPGGILMVLLFVVGRHDIFHWTQDGVMTKGSATYDKIIAGKSGFLTFSFYLIRMIIYLGIWIYFTWRLRQLSLQEDLNGGTRYFHTSINAAALFLVLYAVTSSMAAWDWVMSVDVHWFSTMFGWYVFASWWVSGIAATTLIAIFLKQAGYLRFMNANHFHDLGKLMFGFSIFWTYVWFAQFMLIWYANLPEEAVYYNQRLGGFNGSYTWIFYFNLVINFAFPFLVLMTRDAKRQMIIMKIVCIAILVGHWSDFYLMIMPGTLKGDNGFLIEIGIAMILLGAFLILLTRRLAEASLIPVNHPFVEESVHHTT; from the coding sequence ATGGCAACTCTGACTCATCATCACGAACCCGCCGCCGTCGAGCAGCTAGCACATAGCCCCAAGGCTCAACGGACGTTCATGACCATTATCGGTGCCGGGATACTGGTATTGCTAATTGGTATTGTGGCCGCGCTCATGCACTGGGGCGAGCACCACGAAGCTGCCGGCGAGGCGGCTGGTCATCTGAATGCAGCCCACGATGCTTCCGCTACCGAAGAGGGGCATTCAGTACTAATCCGCCGCATTGTAGTAAGCCTGTGGCATAGCAACCTGTTTCTGGTTGGGGTATCAGGCGTTGGTACCGTATTTATGGCTATCCAATACGTGGCCTACGCAGGCTGGTCGGTAGTAGTAAAGCGGATTAACGAAGCCCTGGGTGCCTGGCTGATTCCGGGTGGCATACTCATGGTACTGCTCTTCGTGGTAGGGCGTCATGACATTTTCCACTGGACGCAGGATGGCGTCATGACAAAAGGCTCCGCTACTTACGATAAGATTATAGCAGGCAAATCCGGCTTCCTGACCTTCTCATTCTATCTGATTAGAATGATAATATACTTAGGAATATGGATTTACTTTACCTGGCGTTTGCGTCAGCTCTCCCTTCAGGAAGACCTTAACGGGGGAACCCGCTATTTCCATACCAGCATAAATGCCGCCGCCTTGTTTTTAGTGCTGTATGCTGTTACTTCCTCCATGGCAGCCTGGGACTGGGTTATGTCGGTTGATGTGCATTGGTTTAGCACTATGTTTGGCTGGTATGTATTCGCCTCCTGGTGGGTATCGGGCATTGCGGCTACTACCCTGATTGCCATCTTCCTGAAGCAGGCAGGCTACCTGCGCTTCATGAATGCCAACCACTTCCATGACTTGGGCAAGCTGATGTTCGGCTTCAGCATTTTCTGGACTTACGTATGGTTTGCGCAGTTTATGCTTATCTGGTATGCCAACCTTCCTGAAGAAGCAGTATACTATAATCAGCGACTAGGCGGATTTAATGGCAGCTATACCTGGATTTTCTACTTTAATCTGGTAATCAATTTTGCCTTCCCTTTCCTGGTATTGATGACCCGGGATGCCAAGCGCCAGATGATAATCATGAAAATCGTTTGTATTGCCATTCTGGTTGGTCACTGGTCAGACTTCTATTTGATGATAATGCCCGGCACTTTAAAAGGCGATAATGGGTTCCTCATTGAGATTGGTATCGCCATGATTTTGCTCGGGGCCTTCCTGATTCTGCTTACCCGCCGTCTGGCCGAAGCTTCGCTTATTCCGGTAAACCACCCCTTCGTGGAGGAAAGCGTTCACCACACCACCTAA
- a CDS encoding c-type cytochrome: MSPSLKYGLSAASLVLSLGVASCTPDPNSPGVEYAPEMYESIPYEPLRQIRFNTINSFGINERTPAAGTVPRGKLAYFDHIPKDSVGIAERTLHNPYAYTKENVLEGQALFTRYCQHCHGEKGDGQGPVGMKFKGVPNYSAGAYKTMNDGHIYHVIEWGRNRMMPHGSQVNPEERWKIAMYVHVLQINNDPADLPKVVKVAAPADVTSASTGEASAMTDPTNQKPEGKANANSHSETPGQGTKGRNGSMN, from the coding sequence ATGTCGCCTTCCCTCAAATACGGGCTGTCCGCGGCCTCGCTGGTACTAAGCCTGGGCGTAGCTTCCTGCACGCCCGACCCAAACAGCCCCGGCGTAGAATACGCCCCGGAGATGTACGAGTCAATTCCGTACGAGCCGTTGCGCCAAATCAGATTCAACACGATTAACTCGTTTGGAATCAACGAGCGCACGCCTGCTGCTGGTACGGTTCCTCGTGGTAAGCTTGCTTACTTCGACCACATCCCAAAAGACAGCGTAGGAATTGCTGAGCGTACGCTCCATAATCCTTATGCTTATACCAAGGAGAACGTTCTGGAAGGCCAGGCGCTCTTTACGCGCTATTGCCAGCACTGCCACGGTGAAAAAGGCGATGGCCAGGGACCAGTAGGTATGAAGTTTAAAGGTGTTCCCAACTATTCGGCGGGCGCTTACAAAACGATGAACGATGGGCACATCTACCACGTCATCGAATGGGGACGCAACCGAATGATGCCTCATGGCTCGCAGGTAAACCCGGAGGAGCGTTGGAAAATCGCGATGTACGTACACGTACTGCAAATCAATAACGACCCGGCCGACTTGCCGAAAGTGGTCAAAGTAGCGGCACCCGCTGATGTTACGAGCGCCTCTACGGGGGAAGCTTCGGCCATGACTGACCCTACCAATCAAAAGCCCGAGGGTAAGGCCAATGCCAATAGCCACTCTGAAACGCCCGGCCAGGGCACTAAAGGCCGTAATGGCTCGATGAACTAA
- a CDS encoding DUF3341 domain-containing protein — translation MTSPAVTAAAPAALAPATTSSTKRFALGIFDDEDVLLHAIDNLRGAGVKIYDVFSPYPVHGIDDALGIERSRLPIAAFFYGMCGLAFALWLQIYTLGFDWPMIIGGKPAISLPAFIPVAFELTVFFTCHGMVITFYTISRLYPRFKTPVLDVRSTDDKFVVAIELDENSSQMPKLTQLLRENGASEVNQKEMTKF, via the coding sequence ATGACTAGTCCTGCCGTCACCGCTGCCGCGCCGGCCGCCCTTGCCCCGGCCACTACCAGTTCGACCAAGCGTTTCGCTCTGGGTATTTTTGACGACGAAGATGTACTCCTCCACGCGATTGATAATCTCCGCGGAGCAGGTGTAAAAATCTACGATGTCTTCTCGCCTTATCCGGTTCACGGAATCGATGATGCGCTAGGTATCGAGCGCTCCCGCTTACCCATTGCCGCTTTTTTCTATGGCATGTGCGGCCTGGCGTTCGCACTATGGCTTCAGATTTATACGCTGGGCTTCGACTGGCCAATGATTATTGGGGGTAAGCCTGCGATTTCGCTGCCTGCCTTTATTCCGGTGGCTTTCGAGCTGACGGTGTTTTTTACCTGTCATGGCATGGTAATCACCTTCTACACCATCTCAAGGCTTTACCCGCGCTTTAAAACGCCGGTCCTGGATGTACGCTCAACAGATGACAAGTTTGTAGTGGCCATCGAGCTGGATGAAAACAGCTCGCAAATGCCGAAATTGACCCAGCTGCTGCGCGAAAACGGTGCCAGCGAAGTCAATCAAAAGGAAATGACCAAATTCTAA
- the nrfD gene encoding NrfD/PsrC family molybdoenzyme membrane anchor subunit → MQYVSPVREPLVTSGKTYHDVTQDICYQVEAAPNIRWMGALGVALILLGVFFYSVYRTLWYGIGEWGLNKTIGWAWDITNFVWWVGIGHAGTLISAVLLLFRQKWRSSINRAAEAMTIFAVICAAMFPVLHMGRPWLAFYVFPLQNTLGSLWANFNSPLLWDVFAISTYFTVSLVFWYTGLVPDFATIRDRAKGKIARFSYSILSMGWTGSAKHWSRYETVSLILAGVSTPLVLSVHTIVSMDFATSVVPGWHTTIFPPYFVSGAIFSGFAMVLTLMLITRVVFKLEDYITLEHIALMNKIMMVTGSIVGVAYITEFFIAWYSQVEYEQYCFINRATGPYWWAYACMMSCNVLSPQFVWIRRVRYSIVMTFILSIIVNIGMWFERFVIIVSSLHRDYLPSSWAMFSPTRIDVGIYVGTIGLFFTLFLLFAKFFPVINMAEVKTILKYTVNDGPTYGGSNDGSRSPAGHHASPAPYSTPGVPASAPVNYDKQND, encoded by the coding sequence GTAGAAGCAGCTCCGAACATCCGCTGGATGGGGGCCCTGGGTGTGGCCTTGATTCTGCTGGGCGTTTTCTTCTATTCGGTGTACCGGACGCTTTGGTACGGTATCGGCGAGTGGGGCCTCAACAAAACCATCGGCTGGGCTTGGGATATTACCAACTTCGTGTGGTGGGTAGGTATCGGCCACGCCGGTACGCTGATTTCGGCCGTACTGCTGCTGTTCCGTCAGAAGTGGCGCTCGTCCATCAACCGGGCGGCTGAAGCCATGACAATTTTTGCCGTAATCTGCGCCGCTATGTTCCCCGTGTTGCACATGGGCCGTCCTTGGTTGGCATTTTACGTATTCCCGCTGCAAAATACGCTGGGCTCGCTGTGGGCGAACTTTAACTCACCACTGCTATGGGACGTGTTCGCCATCTCCACGTACTTTACCGTATCGCTGGTATTCTGGTACACGGGTCTGGTTCCTGATTTCGCCACCATTCGTGACCGCGCAAAAGGTAAGATTGCCCGCTTTAGCTATTCCATTCTGAGCATGGGCTGGACCGGCTCAGCCAAGCACTGGTCGCGCTACGAGACGGTATCGTTGATTCTGGCTGGTGTATCGACGCCGCTGGTACTTTCGGTACACACTATTGTATCGATGGACTTTGCTACCTCCGTGGTACCGGGCTGGCACACAACCATCTTCCCGCCATACTTCGTTTCGGGTGCCATCTTCTCCGGCTTCGCAATGGTGCTGACGCTGATGCTCATTACCCGCGTTGTATTTAAGCTGGAAGACTACATCACCCTGGAGCACATCGCCCTCATGAATAAAATCATGATGGTAACGGGCTCAATCGTTGGGGTGGCCTACATCACCGAGTTTTTCATCGCATGGTACTCGCAGGTTGAGTATGAGCAGTATTGCTTTATCAACCGGGCTACCGGCCCCTACTGGTGGGCATACGCCTGCATGATGAGCTGCAACGTGCTCTCGCCCCAGTTTGTGTGGATTCGCCGGGTTCGTTACAGCATTGTAATGACATTCATCCTGTCAATCATTGTGAACATCGGTATGTGGTTCGAGCGCTTTGTAATTATTGTGTCTTCGCTGCACCGCGATTACCTGCCTTCCTCCTGGGCAATGTTCTCGCCTACCCGTATCGACGTTGGTATTTACGTTGGTACCATCGGCCTGTTCTTTACCTTGTTCCTGTTGTTTGCCAAGTTCTTCCCGGTAATCAACATGGCCGAAGTGAAAACCATCCTGAAGTATACGGTAAACGACGGGCCTACTTACGGAGGCTCCAACGACGGTAGCCGCTCACCCGCCGGCCATCACGCTTCGCCTGCTCCTTATTCTACGCCCGGCGTTCCGGCATCGGCACCCGTAAACTACGATAAGCAAAATGACTAG